One window from the genome of Myxococcus fulvus encodes:
- a CDS encoding Ig-like domain-containing protein, with translation MKRTTLLLVTGLSCLLACAKLENANPGITTSGAHSVLLGQTLQLTAATREATDDGYTWESEDPAIATVDDTGLVTGVSVGETAVKVVGTRSRLAGRHAVVVVGPSAGDAGVDPSQVPYYVAWAGSPHADTTAEAFSHWNEEGMVPTTCARCHSSEGYIDFLGGDGSAPGRVDAPGKTESVVRCETCHDAAASRLTAVTFPSGKEVTGLGAEARCMVCHQGRAAGKDIDAQVADAGVGEDTVSAALGFTNIHYYPAAATLFAAQAAGGYQYAGQVYDTRFRHVPDFDTCNECHDPHSTRVRWDACATCHPGVTDVTQAWNIRQMASRNQDYDGDNDRTEGIYFEIQGLRDRLLATLQRYGAERAQPLCHGNAHPYWFRDGDGDGTCSTAEVVSTNAYKSWTPRLQKAAFNHQLARVDPGAFAHNAKYIIQLLHDSIQSLNGALTTPFDTSLLVRNDPGHFNGASKAARNWDASETVQASCSRCHSGARGYRFFVQYGVGQAVPETANGLECATCHESFAPDYDVFVPARTWLPDGTTVSLPGQDNLCANCHIGRASKATLDTALAAGGAPRFQNVHYMPAAGTREGTLAKAGYEYAGKTYAGRLSHLGGSQCTSCHVPGVSNHTFRIADVWSTRCETCHADQESAEQIRNVHLQDYDGDGNTTELLRAEVDGMAARLLAAMRAVTSNGLCYNGDVNPYFFKDTDKDGTCSATEAVSSNAFAPFTPALVKATHNYQLSRKDKGAWAHNFNYVGQLLFDSVEDLTGAVPVNMVRP, from the coding sequence ATGAAACGAACGACGTTGCTCCTGGTCACCGGGCTGTCCTGTCTCCTGGCTTGCGCGAAGCTGGAGAACGCCAACCCGGGCATCACCACCAGCGGGGCGCACTCCGTCCTGCTGGGACAGACGCTCCAGCTCACCGCCGCCACGCGCGAGGCCACGGATGACGGCTACACGTGGGAGAGCGAGGACCCGGCCATCGCCACGGTGGACGACACGGGCCTGGTGACGGGCGTCAGCGTGGGCGAGACGGCGGTGAAGGTCGTCGGGACACGCTCGCGGCTGGCGGGACGTCACGCGGTGGTGGTCGTCGGGCCGTCGGCGGGGGATGCCGGCGTGGACCCGTCGCAGGTGCCCTATTACGTGGCCTGGGCGGGCTCGCCGCACGCGGACACCACGGCGGAGGCCTTCTCGCACTGGAACGAGGAGGGGATGGTGCCGACGACGTGCGCGCGCTGCCACAGCTCGGAGGGCTACATCGACTTCCTGGGCGGGGACGGCTCCGCGCCGGGACGCGTGGACGCGCCGGGCAAGACGGAGTCCGTGGTGCGGTGCGAGACATGTCACGACGCCGCGGCTTCGCGGCTGACGGCCGTCACGTTCCCCTCGGGCAAGGAGGTCACCGGGCTGGGCGCGGAGGCGCGGTGCATGGTGTGTCACCAGGGGCGCGCCGCGGGGAAGGACATCGACGCGCAGGTCGCCGACGCGGGAGTGGGGGAGGACACGGTCTCGGCGGCGCTGGGCTTCACCAACATCCACTACTACCCGGCCGCCGCCACGCTCTTCGCGGCGCAGGCGGCCGGCGGCTACCAGTACGCCGGACAGGTCTACGACACGCGCTTCCGCCATGTGCCGGACTTCGACACGTGCAACGAGTGCCATGACCCGCACTCCACCCGCGTCCGGTGGGACGCCTGCGCGACGTGCCATCCGGGCGTCACCGATGTCACCCAGGCGTGGAACATCCGGCAGATGGCCTCGCGCAACCAGGACTACGACGGCGACAACGACCGCACCGAGGGCATCTACTTCGAGATTCAGGGGCTGCGCGACAGGCTGCTCGCCACCCTGCAGCGCTATGGCGCCGAGCGGGCCCAGCCCCTCTGCCACGGCAACGCCCATCCCTACTGGTTCCGGGATGGAGATGGTGACGGGACGTGCTCCACGGCCGAGGTCGTGAGCACCAACGCGTACAAGAGCTGGACGCCACGGCTGCAGAAGGCGGCCTTCAACCATCAGCTCGCCCGTGTCGACCCGGGCGCGTTCGCCCACAACGCGAAGTACATCATCCAGCTGTTGCACGACTCGATTCAGTCGCTCAACGGCGCGTTGACGACGCCCTTCGATACGTCGCTGCTGGTGCGCAACGACCCTGGTCACTTCAACGGGGCGAGCAAGGCGGCGCGCAACTGGGACGCGAGCGAGACGGTGCAGGCGAGCTGCTCGCGCTGCCACAGCGGCGCGCGGGGCTACCGGTTCTTCGTGCAGTACGGCGTGGGGCAGGCGGTGCCGGAGACGGCAAACGGGCTGGAGTGCGCCACGTGTCACGAGAGCTTCGCGCCGGACTACGACGTGTTCGTCCCCGCGCGCACGTGGCTGCCGGATGGCACCACGGTGAGTCTGCCGGGCCAGGACAACCTCTGCGCGAACTGCCACATCGGACGCGCGTCGAAGGCCACGCTCGACACCGCGTTGGCGGCGGGAGGCGCGCCCCGGTTCCAGAACGTCCACTACATGCCCGCCGCCGGGACACGCGAGGGCACGCTGGCGAAGGCGGGTTACGAATACGCGGGCAAGACGTACGCCGGGCGGCTCTCGCACCTGGGGGGCTCGCAGTGCACCAGCTGCCATGTCCCCGGCGTGAGCAACCACACCTTCCGCATCGCGGATGTGTGGAGCACACGGTGCGAGACGTGTCACGCCGACCAGGAGTCGGCGGAGCAGATTCGCAACGTCCACCTCCAGGACTACGACGGGGATGGCAACACCACGGAGTTGTTGCGAGCCGAGGTGGACGGCATGGCCGCGCGCCTGCTGGCCGCCATGCGCGCGGTGACGAGCAACGGCCTCTGCTACAACGGCGACGTCAATCCGTACTTCTTCAAGGACACGGACAAGGACGGCACGTGCAGCGCGACGGAGGCCGTCTCGTCCAATGCGTTCGCGCCCTTCACCCCCGCGCTCGTGAAGGCCACGCACAACTACCAGCTCAGTCGGAAGGACAAGGGCGCGTGGGCCCACAACTTCAACTACGTGGGCCAGCTGCTCTTCGACAGCGTGGAGGACCTCACGGGCGCTGTGCCCGTGAACATGGTGCGCCCATAG
- a CDS encoding cytochrome P450 gives MRTRLDCLSREFIENPHAHLAELRRQGPIVQVDPGGMWAVTRYDEAQHVLKSPQLFSSTGMRLAFQPEWLGRANPLAESLPFLDPPQHGRLRTLVLRDFTSAAIKRLEPRIRALARERIARLMEQRTVDYMEALAVPIPATVVCWLLGLDTALLKHFERWAHDIALIGGVHPEDTKQMEQCRRTLDEMERHVQGALDARRKTPGDDLMSDLLQASAGGQALTPQELMSFFFVLFTGGVETTTYLLGQSARMLCQHPELLLRLRQTPALIPRFVEETLRYEPSAVALLRTCLQDVTVADTALPKGSVVLVSLASAARDEKVFPDGDRFILERESAQHLSFGHGIHFCLGVMLARMEACIALEELLPHVGRMELRTERIDWTTSLVVRGPRTLPVELFPT, from the coding sequence ATGAGGACCCGTCTCGACTGCCTGTCTCGCGAATTCATCGAGAACCCCCACGCCCACCTGGCGGAGCTCAGACGCCAGGGCCCCATCGTCCAGGTGGACCCGGGCGGCATGTGGGCCGTCACCCGCTACGACGAAGCACAACACGTGCTCAAGTCGCCGCAGCTCTTCTCTTCCACGGGGATGCGCCTGGCGTTCCAGCCGGAATGGCTGGGGCGCGCCAATCCCCTGGCGGAGTCGCTTCCCTTCCTGGACCCGCCCCAACACGGACGGCTGCGGACCCTCGTCCTGCGGGACTTCACCTCCGCGGCCATCAAGCGACTGGAGCCGCGAATCCGCGCCCTCGCCCGGGAGCGCATCGCGAGGCTGATGGAGCAACGGACGGTGGACTACATGGAAGCCCTCGCCGTGCCCATTCCCGCCACCGTCGTCTGCTGGCTGCTCGGGTTGGACACCGCGCTGCTGAAGCACTTCGAGCGCTGGGCGCATGACATCGCCCTCATCGGCGGTGTCCACCCGGAGGACACGAAGCAGATGGAGCAGTGCCGGAGGACCCTCGACGAGATGGAGCGGCATGTCCAGGGCGCCCTGGACGCGCGGCGCAAGACGCCGGGCGATGACTTGATGAGCGACCTGCTCCAGGCCAGCGCGGGCGGGCAGGCCCTGACTCCCCAGGAGCTGATGAGCTTCTTCTTCGTGCTGTTCACCGGCGGGGTGGAGACGACGACCTATCTGCTCGGGCAGAGCGCCCGGATGCTCTGCCAGCACCCGGAGCTGCTCCTCCGTCTGCGACAGACGCCGGCCCTCATCCCCCGCTTCGTCGAGGAGACGCTGCGCTACGAGCCCTCCGCCGTGGCCCTGCTGCGCACGTGTCTGCAGGACGTGACGGTGGCCGACACCGCGCTGCCCAAGGGAAGCGTGGTGCTGGTGTCGCTCGCCTCCGCGGCCCGTGACGAGAAGGTCTTCCCCGACGGTGACAGGTTCATCCTGGAGCGGGAGAGCGCGCAGCACCTCAGCTTCGGCCATGGCATCCACTTCTGCCTGGGGGTGATGCTGGCGCGAATGGAGGCGTGCATCGCCCTGGAGGAGCTCCTCCCCCACGTGGGCCGGATGGAGCTGCGCACGGAGCGCATCGACTGGACGACCTCCCTCGTCGTCCGCGGGCCGAGGACGCTGCCCGTCGAGCTCTTCCCCACCTGA
- the mxcH gene encoding TonB-dependent siderophore myxochelin receptor MxcH — translation MRFNIEIVLGASDPHPVTMPTPRRWRGALAPTSSFSALVLLSLLSVGEARAQETSEPPGSAVAAPATPTPSEEAPAPATGVVPPSLVSKPEAVYPPEALAAKVEGAVKLLLTLDEEGRVTRAQVVEGLGHGLDEAVVDALAKARFTPAMQDGTPVACQFEFIHHFVLAAPAEAAPHVAESPAPQAPVSEAPAQPAPESKSPSFTSIVRGKATEARALVRGSEAVDVVELEKAQERAEDLAEVLTRASAVQVQRTGGLGSRTQLSLGGLSGDQVRVLLDGVPIEYSPYVYGLGSVPVSLIRQMEVFNGVVPVRLATDALGGAIHLRSDLSAPETGASLSLQAGSFGSYRGTGRGTWRANEHVFVRAAGFHDRAQNDYRITVDVADRVTGRVGPRALSRSHDAYRGSGGSLELGVESLPGLDRLVLTGYLGQYDKEVPHDQLMIRPYGAVTSGQESYGVGLRYEVSAHERLKVLAIAGYNQRIGELYDVSNCLYDWYGVCQDTQARAGEIGSSPLENTQKRQTLFGRVRLLGTLFDAEDLELSLGADDSDRTGENAYLTRLGQEDPLRIPLGLTSGFGGLSHRQTLWEGRLENTLFVKGYVQRLTSGTNAQLSETRWAGGYGDTLRFSVTRWLLLKASYERTTRMPRVEELFGDGGLLVESTALLPESSHNANVGVELLSLVTPVGRFGANASAGLRDVENLIQLFPGDTTQAYENVDHARSVTAHAGLDWDSPGDWVGLTGAVTWLDFKNLAEEGQFARFKGDRMPNMPWLQATGTARFQVSRLLSREDALGLEWTTRVVGSFDRSWESAGNGGTKHSVPTQVLHSTALTYRARFERRAYSFSFNLHNLTDAAAFDLVGVQRPGRALSARLTVDL, via the coding sequence ATGAGATTCAATATCGAAATCGTCCTGGGAGCCTCCGACCCGCACCCCGTGACCATGCCTACACCTCGTCGCTGGCGGGGCGCCCTCGCGCCGACCTCTTCGTTCTCCGCGCTCGTGCTCCTGTCGCTGTTGTCGGTGGGGGAGGCGCGAGCCCAGGAGACGAGTGAGCCTCCGGGGTCCGCTGTCGCCGCCCCTGCCACCCCGACGCCGTCCGAGGAGGCGCCCGCGCCGGCCACCGGAGTCGTCCCCCCGTCGCTCGTGTCCAAGCCGGAGGCCGTCTACCCGCCCGAGGCCCTGGCCGCGAAGGTCGAGGGGGCGGTGAAGCTCTTGCTGACGCTGGACGAGGAGGGCCGCGTCACGCGCGCGCAGGTGGTCGAGGGGCTCGGCCACGGGCTGGACGAGGCGGTCGTGGACGCGCTGGCGAAGGCGCGCTTCACGCCCGCGATGCAGGACGGCACCCCCGTCGCCTGCCAGTTCGAGTTCATCCACCACTTCGTCCTCGCGGCCCCCGCCGAGGCCGCTCCCCATGTCGCCGAGAGCCCCGCGCCCCAGGCGCCCGTGTCCGAGGCGCCCGCGCAGCCCGCCCCCGAGTCGAAGTCGCCCTCCTTCACGTCGATTGTCCGAGGCAAGGCCACCGAGGCGCGTGCGCTGGTGCGCGGCTCGGAGGCGGTGGACGTGGTGGAGCTGGAGAAGGCCCAGGAGCGCGCCGAGGACCTCGCGGAGGTGCTGACGCGCGCCTCGGCCGTGCAGGTCCAGCGCACGGGCGGCCTGGGCAGCCGCACGCAGCTGTCGCTGGGCGGCCTCTCCGGCGACCAGGTGCGCGTGCTCCTCGACGGCGTGCCCATCGAGTACTCGCCCTATGTCTACGGGCTGGGGAGCGTCCCGGTCTCCCTCATCCGGCAGATGGAGGTCTTCAACGGCGTCGTCCCGGTGCGCCTGGCGACGGACGCGCTGGGCGGGGCCATCCACCTGCGCTCGGACCTGTCGGCCCCCGAGACGGGCGCGTCCCTGTCGCTCCAGGCGGGCTCCTTCGGCAGCTACCGCGGCACCGGCCGGGGGACGTGGCGGGCGAACGAGCATGTCTTCGTGCGCGCCGCGGGGTTCCATGACCGCGCCCAGAACGACTACCGCATCACCGTCGACGTTGCCGACCGCGTCACCGGGCGGGTGGGGCCGCGCGCGCTGAGCCGCAGCCATGACGCGTATCGCGGCTCCGGAGGGAGCCTGGAGTTGGGCGTCGAGTCGCTGCCGGGGCTCGACCGGCTGGTGCTCACCGGCTACCTGGGCCAGTACGACAAGGAAGTCCCGCACGACCAGCTGATGATCCGCCCCTATGGCGCCGTCACCTCCGGACAGGAGAGCTACGGCGTGGGGCTGCGCTACGAGGTGTCTGCCCACGAGCGGCTCAAGGTGCTGGCCATCGCGGGATACAACCAGCGCATCGGTGAGCTGTACGATGTCTCGAATTGTCTCTACGACTGGTATGGCGTCTGCCAGGACACGCAGGCGCGGGCGGGTGAGATTGGCTCGTCCCCGCTGGAGAACACGCAGAAGCGCCAGACGCTGTTCGGACGTGTGCGATTGCTCGGGACGCTGTTCGACGCGGAGGACCTGGAGCTGTCGCTCGGCGCCGACGACAGCGACCGGACGGGGGAGAACGCCTACCTGACCCGCCTGGGGCAGGAGGACCCGCTGCGGATTCCGCTCGGGCTCACGTCCGGCTTCGGAGGGCTGTCCCACCGGCAGACCCTGTGGGAGGGCCGGCTGGAGAACACGCTGTTCGTGAAGGGCTACGTGCAGCGCTTGACCTCGGGGACCAACGCTCAGCTGTCAGAGACGCGGTGGGCTGGCGGTTACGGCGACACGCTGCGCTTCAGCGTGACGCGCTGGCTCTTGCTCAAGGCGTCCTATGAGCGCACCACGCGGATGCCTCGGGTGGAGGAGCTCTTCGGCGACGGCGGCCTGCTGGTGGAGAGCACGGCGCTGCTCCCCGAGTCGAGCCACAACGCCAACGTGGGCGTGGAGCTGCTCTCGCTGGTGACGCCCGTGGGCCGCTTCGGCGCCAACGCTTCCGCGGGCCTCCGCGACGTCGAGAACCTCATCCAGCTGTTCCCTGGCGACACCACGCAGGCCTACGAGAACGTGGACCACGCCCGCTCCGTCACCGCGCACGCGGGGCTGGACTGGGACTCGCCCGGCGACTGGGTGGGGCTCACCGGCGCCGTCACCTGGCTCGACTTCAAGAACCTGGCGGAGGAGGGGCAGTTCGCGCGCTTCAAGGGCGACCGCATGCCCAACATGCCGTGGCTGCAGGCCACCGGCACCGCGCGGTTCCAGGTGAGCCGGCTGCTGTCCCGCGAGGACGCGCTCGGCCTGGAGTGGACCACCCGCGTCGTCGGCTCGTTCGACCGCTCCTGGGAGAGCGCGGGGAATGGCGGCACGAAGCACTCGGTGCCGACGCAGGTGCTGCACTCCACCGCGCTCACCTACCGCGCCCGGTTCGAGCGGCGCGCGTACTCCTTCTCCTTCAACCTCCACAACCTCACCGACGCCGCCGCCTTCGACCTCGTCGGTGTCCAGCGGCCGGGGCGCGCCCTGTCCGCGCGTCTCACCGTCGACCTCTGA
- a CDS encoding PepSY-associated TM helix domain-containing protein, whose translation MRSALIKVYKVVHTWAGIVAGLGLFICFYAGAFTVFKDTLARWATPPGERASSQPRSSAELHALVTTTLAQHPEVAEEFTLTLEAAPAQAPSPMSWHRNEGGEDHDTLGERQFHATLQANGAAVVTEGHPSKVGEFIDVLHRVVGLPFDTEVGRVLTGVISLLYALALLSGLVIVLPSLVKDFFALRLGKGLKRWWMDAHNVVGIASLPFHLLIAITAAVFGLHDVIYDVQDKLIHGGTLRAGFRPAAGDVRSAPDPTTMLPPAELLARARAAAPALEPHSLQYVKVATPRALVRVWGHDPAALSPRALGGFVALDPYSGKVTSTDFLPGQMSAPVTLISSFFALHFGTFGGPPVKWIYFLLALSGAWLFYSGNVLWVETRRKKARAAGELPVQRRDVRWMAAITVGICLGCVSGISFTLVLAKWLGSHVADVRVFHQYGYYAVFFASIGYALARGAARASIDLLWGAALCTLAIPLTTVVGWLVPGLGPWATLDGLGVDLTALLGAFCFAWMARATSRRAHTGPQDSVWSLGAPAASPSQEPSVPKEWAT comes from the coding sequence ATGCGCTCCGCCCTCATCAAGGTCTACAAGGTCGTCCACACCTGGGCCGGCATCGTCGCCGGACTGGGGCTCTTCATCTGCTTCTATGCGGGCGCCTTCACCGTCTTCAAGGACACGCTGGCCCGCTGGGCCACGCCGCCCGGTGAGCGGGCCTCCTCTCAGCCCCGGTCCTCCGCGGAGCTGCACGCCCTGGTGACGACCACCCTGGCCCAGCACCCCGAGGTGGCCGAGGAGTTCACCCTCACGCTCGAGGCGGCGCCGGCGCAGGCCCCCTCGCCGATGAGCTGGCATCGCAACGAGGGCGGCGAGGACCACGACACGCTCGGCGAGCGTCAGTTCCACGCCACGCTCCAGGCAAACGGCGCCGCCGTCGTCACCGAGGGTCACCCCAGCAAGGTGGGCGAGTTCATCGACGTGCTGCACCGGGTGGTGGGCCTGCCGTTCGACACCGAGGTGGGCCGCGTGCTCACGGGCGTCATCTCGCTGCTCTATGCGCTCGCGCTCTTGTCGGGGCTGGTCATCGTCCTGCCGTCCCTGGTGAAGGACTTCTTCGCGCTGCGGTTGGGCAAGGGCCTCAAGCGGTGGTGGATGGACGCGCACAACGTGGTGGGCATCGCGAGCCTCCCGTTCCACCTCTTGATTGCCATCACCGCGGCGGTGTTCGGCCTCCATGACGTCATCTACGACGTGCAGGACAAGCTCATCCACGGCGGGACGCTGCGCGCCGGGTTCAGGCCGGCGGCCGGTGACGTCCGGAGCGCTCCGGACCCCACCACGATGCTTCCTCCCGCGGAGCTGCTCGCCCGGGCGCGGGCCGCCGCTCCCGCGCTGGAGCCACACTCGCTCCAGTACGTGAAGGTCGCCACGCCTCGCGCCCTGGTACGCGTCTGGGGGCATGACCCGGCGGCGCTGTCTCCACGCGCGCTCGGTGGCTTCGTGGCGCTGGACCCGTACAGCGGGAAGGTGACGTCCACCGACTTCCTGCCGGGCCAGATGTCCGCTCCTGTCACGCTCATCAGCAGCTTCTTCGCGCTGCACTTCGGGACCTTCGGCGGCCCGCCGGTGAAGTGGATCTACTTCCTGCTCGCGCTCAGCGGCGCGTGGCTGTTCTACAGCGGCAACGTGCTCTGGGTGGAGACGCGCCGCAAGAAGGCGCGCGCCGCGGGGGAGCTGCCCGTCCAGCGGCGGGACGTGCGCTGGATGGCGGCCATCACCGTCGGCATCTGTCTGGGCTGCGTGAGCGGGATTTCGTTCACCCTGGTGCTGGCGAAGTGGCTCGGCTCCCACGTGGCGGACGTGCGGGTCTTCCACCAATACGGCTACTACGCGGTCTTCTTCGCCTCCATCGGCTATGCGCTGGCGCGAGGCGCGGCGCGCGCGTCCATCGACCTCTTGTGGGGCGCGGCCCTCTGCACGCTGGCGATTCCGCTCACCACGGTGGTGGGGTGGCTCGTACCGGGGCTCGGCCCCTGGGCGACGCTGGACGGGCTGGGCGTGGACCTCACCGCGCTCTTGGGGGCCTTCTGTTTCGCCTGGATGGCGCGGGCGACGTCCCGACGCGCGCACACGGGTCCCCAGGACAGTGTCTGGTCCCTGGGCGCTCCGGCCGCGAGCCCCAGCCAGGAGCCGTCTGTTCCCAAGGAGTGGGCCACCTGA
- a CDS encoding alpha/beta hydrolase, producing MRIPLFLAAGLLTASCSSGPTPRADSVVQVDWAPVTLPGAFQFDLESTHTGRTHRMFVAIPEGPAPAAGHPVIYLLDGGSHFPTLERLSRALPRLAKGFGVPATPPIIVGLGYPGDTASSDQARGEDYTPPAPDLSNTGDRFSKKQGGADRFLDFVKKELEPALAARLPVDTSRTALMGHSYGGLLVVHALFTRPTSFEAYIAGSPSLWWNHRHVLTGKQSFLAHHAATPVKARVLLTVGGLEQTPRKSQGERGMLAVERRMVDNTRELSGELSVLGGGLEVRFLEFPGEDHYGAWMPMLSRGLLFFSSPPLLPGAE from the coding sequence ATGCGAATCCCCTTGTTCCTCGCGGCGGGTCTGCTGACCGCCAGCTGTTCCTCGGGGCCCACGCCCCGCGCCGATTCGGTGGTCCAGGTGGACTGGGCGCCGGTGACGCTGCCGGGCGCGTTCCAGTTCGATTTGGAGTCGACGCACACCGGGCGGACCCACCGGATGTTCGTGGCCATCCCAGAGGGACCCGCGCCCGCGGCGGGCCACCCCGTCATCTACCTGCTGGATGGGGGCTCGCACTTCCCCACGCTGGAGCGCCTGTCGCGTGCGCTCCCCAGACTGGCCAAGGGCTTCGGGGTGCCGGCCACGCCGCCCATCATCGTCGGGCTGGGCTACCCGGGCGACACGGCTTCGAGCGACCAGGCGCGCGGTGAGGACTACACGCCGCCGGCCCCGGACCTGTCGAACACGGGGGACCGGTTCTCGAAGAAGCAGGGTGGGGCGGACCGCTTCCTGGACTTCGTGAAGAAGGAGCTGGAGCCCGCGCTGGCGGCGCGGCTGCCGGTGGACACGTCGCGCACGGCGCTGATGGGCCACTCCTATGGTGGGCTCCTGGTGGTGCACGCGCTCTTCACGCGGCCCACGTCGTTCGAGGCGTACATCGCCGGCAGCCCCTCCCTCTGGTGGAACCACCGCCACGTGCTCACCGGGAAGCAGTCCTTCCTGGCGCACCACGCGGCGACGCCGGTGAAGGCGCGCGTGCTGCTCACGGTGGGCGGGCTGGAGCAGACGCCCCGCAAGAGCCAGGGGGAGCGGGGCATGCTCGCCGTCGAGCGGCGGATGGTCGACAACACCCGCGAGCTGTCCGGCGAGCTCTCCGTCCTGGGCGGCGGGCTGGAGGTGCGGTTCCTGGAGTTCCCAGGCGAGGACCACTACGGCGCCTGGATGCCCATGCTGAGCCGCGGGCTGCTGTTCTTCTCCTCGCCCCCGCTGTTGCCGGGCGCCGAGTGA
- a CDS encoding TolB family protein produces MKTLGMAVAGLLLSGSVAHAEEGAASREVTRVRAMRAAVEPMLAKEFGAKAFVATLHGRGAQTVLGVIEEAPPPGTDLQPRLAVLRYDEARGTVRVVDRAFKYAEASALGDKTLLLTPEGDLRLREGSGRERLLAQRVLGDLAPSVKGDGVVATLSRTGAESHETAVGFVGVDGRVTVVADGPGLDAMGSVSPDGRTVVFVSGRTTMASWFRTTLDGAEPVQLTNVGLKAGALRDGVPANFVPPPINTGAMEWLSEDRLRYAAGGGELWTLDVRTGVAVREGGAR; encoded by the coding sequence ATGAAGACATTGGGAATGGCGGTGGCCGGACTGCTGCTGTCGGGTTCGGTCGCCCATGCGGAAGAGGGGGCGGCGTCGCGCGAGGTGACTCGGGTGCGGGCGATGCGCGCGGCGGTGGAGCCGATGCTCGCCAAGGAGTTCGGCGCGAAGGCGTTCGTCGCCACGCTGCATGGCCGCGGCGCGCAGACGGTGCTGGGCGTCATCGAGGAGGCACCTCCGCCGGGGACGGACCTGCAGCCGAGGCTGGCGGTGCTGCGCTACGACGAGGCCCGGGGCACCGTGCGCGTGGTGGACCGCGCCTTCAAGTACGCGGAGGCCAGCGCGCTGGGCGACAAGACGCTGCTGCTCACCCCCGAGGGGGATTTGCGGCTGCGTGAGGGCTCGGGCCGTGAGCGCCTGCTCGCGCAGCGTGTCCTCGGAGACCTGGCGCCGTCCGTGAAGGGCGATGGCGTCGTCGCCACCCTGTCGCGCACCGGCGCCGAGTCGCATGAGACGGCGGTGGGCTTCGTGGGCGTGGATGGACGCGTCACCGTGGTGGCGGACGGGCCGGGACTGGATGCGATGGGCTCGGTGTCCCCGGACGGGCGCACGGTGGTGTTCGTGTCGGGACGCACCACCATGGCGTCCTGGTTCCGCACCACGCTGGATGGCGCGGAGCCGGTGCAACTCACCAACGTCGGCCTGAAGGCCGGAGCGCTGCGTGACGGAGTGCCCGCGAACTTCGTGCCGCCTCCCATCAACACGGGGGCCATGGAGTGGTTGTCCGAGGACCGGCTGCGCTACGCGGCCGGCGGCGGGGAGCTGTGGACGCTGGATGTGCGCACCGGTGTGGCGGTGCGGGAAGGAGGTGCCCGGTGA